CTGTTCTCCGCCACTGATATATCCTGCCTGAAAGCTCCTTCGCTGGGTCAGCCTGGGAAAATAGTGATAGACCATCTCAAGGTCTTTTTTTATTTGTTTTCTGCTTTTAATGGTATGGGCTCCCACAAGCAGGTTTTCTTCCACAGTCAGGTCTTCAAAGGCTTTTCTTCCTTCCATCACCTGAAAGATCCCCATTCTGACAATATTTTCAGGCTCCATTCTGTCGATTCGTTTGCCCATAAATGTGATGGAACCATCCGTAACTTCGCCGTCTTCGGATTTCAGCAGGCCGGAAATCGCTTTCAGAGTCGTGCTCTTCCCTGCGCCATTATTGCCGAGGACCGTCACGATCCGGCCTTCTTCCACTCTGAGGGAAAGTCCTTTAAGGACCAGGATTACATCATTGTAAACCACTTC
The sequence above is a segment of the Desulfomonile tiedjei DSM 6799 genome. Coding sequences within it:
- a CDS encoding ABC transporter ATP-binding protein; translated protein: MLEVNNIEVVYNDVILVLKGLSLRVEEGRIVTVLGNNGAGKSTTLKAISGLLKSEDGEVTDGSITFMGKRIDRMEPENIVRMGIFQVMEGRKAFEDLTVEENLLVGAHTIKSRKQIKKDLEMVYHYFPRLTQRRSFQAGYISGGEQQMLVIGRGLMAHPRLMLLDEPSMGLSPMLVGEIFDIIRRINSEEGVTILLVEQNARMALSIADHGYVMESGRIVLDDEVEKLRENEDVKEFYLGFTEKGKLKSYRDVKHYKRRKRWLT